Below is a window of Brassica napus cultivar Da-Ae chromosome A5, Da-Ae, whole genome shotgun sequence DNA.
ATCGTAAATGGAGATGGACTCAAACGAGACTCAACCAACGGTGGTTGTTTCATCGCCGCCGGGAAGAATATCACTCCGGCCAATGACTCTTGCCGACGTTGACGACTACATGGTGTGGGCCACAGACGCTGAAGTCGCACGCTTTTGCTCTTGGGAGCCTTGCACGAGCCGAGAAGAAGCCATCAAATACATATCTGATTCGGTCTTGACACACCCATGGCTCCGAGCCATCTGTTTAGAGGACGACCGTCCCATCGGCTACATCTTGATCATGGCGGTTGATGACATCAGGAAAGAGATCGGTTATGTGCTAGCTAGAAAGTATTGGGGAAAAGGGTTCGCTACGGAGGCGGTGAGGCTAGTGACGGCAGAGATATTCAAGGAAATGCCGGAGATCGAGAGGCTTGAGGCACTAGTAGACGTGGACAATGTGGGATCTCAAAGGGTTCTTGAAAAAGTTGGGTTTACTAGAGAAGGTGTGATGAGGaattttataataatgaaaGGAAGTGTTAGAGATATGGTCATGTTTAGTTTCTTGCCTTCTGATCCGTTGAAGTAATTGTTCAACAAAAATATCAGTTCAGATTATCTATAATGTTGGACTTTTTCTATGATTCATctgtaaaacatgaaataaactCTGTTACTGTGATGTATTAGTTGCCTTGTCAAAAGTTTCTACAAACTTGGCTTTTTCagtaattgtattttttttttgtcacgattTCAGTAATTGTATATGCAGCGAATTTACATGATCAATTATAGAAACAACTAAAATTTACGGATATAGCCATAAACTTAATTAGATATGATGGCCACCTAATTACACATTGCTGGATAGAGAAGAGTTTATAAAGCAAACTATTAGCTGATAACAAACCATTTCGCTTGATGAGTGTACGGAGCCAATTCCATAATGTGTAGAAAATatcc
It encodes the following:
- the LOC106454830 gene encoding uncharacterized N-acetyltransferase p20-like, with the translated sequence MEMDSNETQPTVVVSSPPGRISLRPMTLADVDDYMVWATDAEVARFCSWEPCTSREEAIKYISDSVLTHPWLRAICLEDDRPIGYILIMAVDDIRKEIGYVLARKYWGKGFATEAVRLVTAEIFKEMPEIERLEALVDVDNVGSQRVLEKVGFTREGVMRNFIIMKGSVRDMVMFSFLPSDPLK